A genomic window from Cupriavidus basilensis includes:
- the trpD gene encoding anthranilate phosphoribosyltransferase, with translation MSITPQEALTRCIEHREIFHDEMLHLMRQIMQGQMSPVMAAAILTGLRVKKETIGEISAAAQVMREFANKVPVKDRENFVDIVGTGGDGSHTFNISTASMFVASAAGARIAKHGNRGVSSKSGSADVLEALGVNIMLTPEQVGQCIEQTGIGFMFAPTHHPAMKNVAPIRKEMGVRTIFNILGPLTNPADAPNILMGVFHPDLVGIQVRVMQRLGARHALVVYGKDGMDEVSLGAATLVGELKDGEVREYEVHPEDFGLQMISNRGLKVADATESKEMLLEALTDVPGTPREIVTLNAGTALYAANVASSIEDGIQRAREAIASGAAREKLDQFVRATQQFK, from the coding sequence ATGTCCATCACGCCCCAGGAAGCCCTCACCCGCTGCATCGAACACCGCGAGATCTTCCATGACGAGATGCTGCACCTGATGCGGCAGATCATGCAGGGCCAGATGTCGCCGGTGATGGCCGCGGCCATCCTGACCGGCCTGCGGGTCAAGAAGGAGACCATCGGCGAGATCTCGGCGGCGGCGCAGGTGATGCGCGAGTTCGCCAACAAGGTGCCCGTCAAGGACCGCGAGAACTTCGTCGACATCGTCGGCACCGGCGGCGACGGCTCGCACACGTTCAATATTTCCACCGCGTCGATGTTCGTGGCGTCCGCTGCCGGCGCGCGCATTGCCAAGCACGGCAACCGTGGCGTGAGCTCCAAGTCGGGCAGCGCCGACGTGCTGGAAGCGCTGGGCGTGAACATCATGCTGACGCCAGAGCAGGTCGGGCAATGCATCGAGCAGACCGGCATCGGCTTCATGTTCGCCCCTACCCATCACCCGGCCATGAAGAACGTCGCCCCGATCCGCAAGGAAATGGGCGTGCGCACCATCTTCAATATCCTGGGCCCGCTGACCAACCCGGCCGACGCGCCCAATATCCTGATGGGCGTGTTCCACCCCGACCTGGTCGGCATCCAGGTACGCGTGATGCAGCGCCTGGGCGCGCGCCATGCGCTGGTGGTCTACGGCAAGGACGGCATGGATGAGGTCTCGCTGGGCGCCGCCACGCTGGTGGGCGAACTCAAGGACGGCGAAGTGCGCGAGTACGAAGTCCACCCCGAGGATTTCGGCCTGCAGATGATCTCGAACCGCGGCTTGAAGGTGGCCGATGCCACCGAGTCCAAGGAAATGCTGCTGGAAGCGCTCACCGATGTGCCTGGCACCCCGCGCGAGATCGTCACGCTCAACGCCGGCACGGCGCTGTACGCGGCCAATGTGGCCAGCTCGATCGAGGACGGCATCCAGCGCGCGCGCGAGGCCATCGCCAGCGGCGCGGCGCGCGAGAAGCTCGACCAGTTCGTGCGCGCCACGCAGCAGTTCAAGTAA
- a CDS encoding uracil-DNA glycosylase, with amino-acid sequence MTKHNSAQADLFAAPAVAAAETENATAPAPAAASLLEQAAALPAAWRALLAPCMNTAGWQELAAFVDGERASGKPVFPHDVFHALHLTPPETVKVVILGQDPYHGTGVVNGSEIPQAHGLAFSVPDGVRVPPSLRNIFKEIAAEYEGGAVPASGNLEGWARQGVLLLNTVLTVEQGQAASHARRGWEAVTDCLIQALSAARPHLVFLLWGSHAQAKKPLLAGTHCVLEAPHPSPLSAHRGFLGCGHFRLANDWLQRHGAAPVDWRAT; translated from the coding sequence ATGACCAAGCACAACAGCGCACAGGCCGACCTGTTCGCGGCCCCGGCCGTTGCCGCAGCCGAAACCGAAAACGCCACCGCGCCTGCCCCGGCCGCCGCCAGCCTGCTGGAGCAAGCCGCCGCGCTGCCTGCGGCCTGGCGCGCATTGCTGGCCCCCTGCATGAACACCGCCGGCTGGCAGGAGCTGGCCGCCTTCGTCGACGGCGAGCGCGCCAGCGGCAAGCCGGTCTTTCCGCATGACGTGTTCCACGCCTTGCACCTGACGCCGCCCGAGACCGTCAAGGTGGTCATCCTTGGCCAGGACCCGTATCACGGCACCGGCGTGGTCAACGGCAGCGAGATTCCGCAGGCGCATGGCCTGGCCTTCTCGGTGCCGGACGGCGTGCGCGTGCCGCCCAGCCTGCGCAACATCTTCAAGGAAATCGCCGCGGAGTATGAAGGCGGCGCCGTGCCAGCCTCCGGCAATCTCGAAGGCTGGGCGCGCCAGGGCGTGCTGCTGCTCAACACCGTGCTGACGGTGGAGCAAGGCCAGGCCGCCAGCCACGCCAGGCGCGGCTGGGAAGCGGTGACCGACTGCCTGATCCAGGCCTTGTCCGCCGCGCGCCCGCACCTGGTCTTCCTGTTGTGGGGCAGCCACGCGCAAGCCAAGAAGCCCTTGCTGGCCGGCACGCACTGCGTGCTGGAAGCGCCGCATCCGTCACCGTTGTCGGCACACCGGGGTTTCCTGGGCTGCGGGCACTTCCGGCTGGCCAACGATTGGCTGCAACGGCACGGCGCCGCGCCGGTGGACTGGCGCGCCACCTGA
- a CDS encoding FUSC family protein: MQYAHDARTFVYSHYVYRGLRSATGVIGATLIALQFADLPTAMVVSMGALCTSLMDLPSPFNHKFNEMLASVLLCTAVTLLVAMATPFPRVMPLVLVLVTFMAGMMTAYGNKTLPLQFSALFVMTLTINEDFVVRRALEHSLLFGIGAVAYMAYAMAVSWATQRRTKQQVLAESLYEMAGYLEIKAGFYDAGSDYEVLFNQLVRQQIVVAERQQAARDLVLRGNRTTHDGLLVQVHMRMLDLYEYILSTNTDYPLLRQTFGSTPVLDHLRRLVQLMCKDVEGIAYDITRGRPSYASVDYREELRAVAHEIAQLRYHHINPAAMTAAAETLDMIKGAIVLVEQLHEASRTPVEPSKVLPGPDMTPFLTRQRYELKVLRDNLNWKSPAFRFALRITMAVGAGLWIAEHLPYVSHSYWILLTIIVILKPNFSMTKQRYNDRLIGTLIGCVIAVGVLKVVHQPLILLGVLFLALVAGTAFSTIKYRYTAVAACVQVLIQINLLVPGSATVAGERLIDTVIGGVIATVFSFVLPSWEYRALPALVENVLQANRRYIAATRDLLLRVAKDDFAYRVQRKQFMDSLSALIGSFQRMLDEPKSRHRAVDNLNRFIVQNYLVAAHVAAARIQVREHYGELDLPAAEAAIRQATDAAANSLQLASERLAEDDRAGGRGAGFIRTVKDPAKAKAPVKAAETAGLVNDRVGANVAVAVGVVHGAADGAAHGAGGADVAAVSDAQAVRAADAAIATEALTAQPAAEDASERRARLADSADRRRADVLVQAAASGELSRAASEAGSIVSTASSTGRTANAILERRLRALREDTAKIALRTGAIGRAMRER; this comes from the coding sequence ATGCAATACGCGCACGACGCCCGCACCTTCGTTTATTCGCATTACGTGTATCGCGGGCTGCGCTCCGCGACCGGGGTGATCGGCGCCACGCTGATCGCCTTGCAGTTCGCGGATCTGCCCACCGCCATGGTGGTGTCGATGGGCGCGCTGTGCACCAGCCTGATGGATCTGCCCAGCCCGTTCAACCACAAGTTCAACGAGATGCTGGCCAGCGTGCTGTTGTGCACGGCGGTGACATTGCTGGTGGCCATGGCCACGCCGTTCCCGCGCGTGATGCCGCTGGTGCTGGTGCTGGTGACCTTCATGGCCGGCATGATGACGGCGTATGGCAACAAGACCTTGCCATTGCAGTTCTCGGCCTTGTTCGTCATGACGCTCACCATCAACGAGGACTTCGTGGTGCGGCGCGCGCTCGAGCATTCCTTGCTGTTCGGCATCGGCGCGGTGGCCTATATGGCGTATGCGATGGCGGTGAGCTGGGCTACGCAGCGGCGCACCAAGCAGCAGGTGCTGGCCGAGTCGCTGTACGAGATGGCCGGGTACCTCGAGATCAAGGCGGGTTTCTACGACGCTGGCAGCGACTACGAGGTGCTGTTCAACCAGCTGGTGCGCCAGCAGATCGTGGTGGCGGAGCGCCAGCAGGCCGCGCGCGACCTGGTGCTGCGCGGCAACCGCACTACGCATGACGGGCTGCTGGTGCAGGTCCACATGCGCATGCTGGACCTGTACGAGTACATCCTCTCCACCAATACCGATTACCCGCTGCTGCGCCAGACCTTTGGCAGCACGCCGGTACTCGATCACTTGCGCCGGCTGGTGCAGTTGATGTGCAAGGACGTGGAGGGCATCGCCTACGACATCACGCGCGGCCGGCCTTCCTACGCTTCGGTGGACTACCGGGAAGAGTTGCGCGCCGTCGCGCACGAGATCGCGCAATTGCGCTACCACCACATCAACCCGGCGGCGATGACGGCGGCGGCGGAAACGCTCGACATGATCAAGGGTGCCATCGTGCTGGTGGAGCAGCTGCACGAGGCATCGCGCACGCCGGTGGAGCCTAGCAAGGTGCTGCCCGGGCCGGACATGACACCGTTCCTGACGCGCCAGCGCTACGAGCTCAAGGTGCTGCGCGACAACCTGAACTGGAAGTCGCCGGCGTTCCGCTTTGCGCTGCGCATTACCATGGCGGTGGGCGCCGGGCTGTGGATTGCGGAGCACCTGCCGTATGTGTCGCACAGCTACTGGATCCTGCTGACCATCATCGTCATCCTGAAGCCCAATTTCAGCATGACCAAGCAGCGCTACAACGACCGCCTGATCGGCACGCTGATCGGCTGCGTGATTGCGGTGGGCGTGCTCAAGGTCGTGCACCAGCCGCTGATCCTGCTGGGCGTGCTGTTCCTGGCGCTGGTGGCCGGCACGGCGTTCTCCACGATCAAGTACCGCTACACGGCTGTTGCCGCCTGCGTGCAGGTGCTGATCCAGATCAACCTGCTGGTGCCGGGCAGCGCCACGGTCGCGGGCGAGCGGCTGATCGATACCGTGATCGGCGGCGTGATCGCCACGGTGTTCAGCTTTGTGCTGCCCAGCTGGGAATACCGCGCGCTGCCCGCGCTGGTGGAAAACGTGCTGCAGGCCAACCGCCGCTATATTGCCGCCACACGCGACCTGCTGCTGCGCGTGGCCAAGGACGACTTTGCCTACCGGGTGCAGCGCAAGCAGTTCATGGACAGCCTGTCCGCGCTGATCGGGTCGTTCCAGCGCATGCTCGACGAGCCTAAGAGCCGGCATCGCGCGGTGGACAACCTGAACCGTTTCATCGTGCAGAACTACCTGGTGGCGGCGCACGTGGCGGCGGCGCGCATCCAGGTGCGCGAGCACTACGGCGAGCTGGACCTGCCGGCCGCAGAAGCCGCCATCCGCCAGGCCACCGACGCCGCAGCCAATAGCCTGCAACTGGCCAGCGAAAGGCTGGCCGAGGATGATCGTGCCGGCGGGCGGGGCGCGGGTTTCATTCGCACGGTGAAGGACCCGGCCAAGGCGAAGGCGCCGGTGAAAGCCGCGGAGACGGCAGGGCTGGTGAACGATCGTGTTGGTGCCAACGTGGCGGTCGCCGTTGGTGTTGTCCATGGTGCTGCCGATGGTGCTGCCCATGGTGCCGGTGGCGCCGACGTTGCGGCGGTGTCCGATGCCCAGGCCGTGCGCGCCGCCGATGCTGCCATCGCCACGGAAGCGCTCACCGCGCAGCCCGCTGCCGAAGACGCCAGCGAGCGTCGCGCCCGCCTGGCCGATTCGGCCGACCGCCGCCGCGCCGATGTGCTGGTGCAGGCCGCGGCCTCGGGCGAGTTGAGCCGGGCTGCCAGCGAAGCCGGCAGCATCGTCAGCACGGCGAGCTCCACCGGACGCACCGCCAATGCCATCCTGGAGCGCCGCCTGCGCGCGCTGCGCGAGGACACCGCCAAGATCGCCCTGCGCACCGGCGCGATCGGCAGGGCCATGCGCGAGCGCTAG
- a CDS encoding CYTH domain-containing protein, with protein sequence MAQEIELKLAVPDGAMPALAAWLDAQGQPRGEHTLLNVYLDTPARDLASARAALRLRRRGEQWLQTLKTAGKSEAGLAARHEWETRVAAEAIELDAFPPEARALLAPLAATLAPVFRTDFARRTWLVEQDGVRIEAALDAGTISAPGSAEQETIQELELEWLPGAAGQAPTQAQAEAALRALALRLQHVAPLKPSDQSKAARGYRLAAGAGRA encoded by the coding sequence ATGGCCCAGGAAATCGAACTCAAGCTGGCGGTGCCGGACGGTGCCATGCCGGCGCTGGCGGCCTGGCTGGATGCACAGGGACAGCCGCGCGGCGAGCATACGCTGCTCAACGTCTACCTTGACACGCCCGCGCGCGACCTCGCCAGCGCACGCGCCGCCCTGCGGCTGCGCCGCCGCGGCGAGCAATGGCTGCAGACACTGAAGACGGCCGGCAAGAGCGAAGCCGGGCTGGCCGCCCGCCACGAGTGGGAAACCAGGGTGGCTGCCGAAGCCATCGAGCTGGACGCCTTCCCGCCCGAGGCGCGCGCCCTGCTGGCGCCACTGGCCGCAACCCTGGCACCGGTATTCCGCACCGATTTCGCGCGGCGCACCTGGCTGGTGGAGCAGGACGGGGTGCGCATCGAGGCCGCGCTCGACGCCGGGACGATTTCAGCGCCGGGAAGCGCCGAGCAAGAGACGATCCAGGAACTGGAGCTCGAGTGGCTGCCTGGCGCCGCCGGCCAGGCTCCCACGCAAGCACAGGCCGAAGCCGCGCTGCGTGCGCTGGCGCTGCGCCTGCAGCACGTTGCGCCCCTCAAGCCGTCCGACCAGAGCAAGGCCGCGCGCGGCTATCGGCTCGCCGCCGGTGCCGGCCGCGCCTGA
- a CDS encoding aminodeoxychorismate/anthranilate synthase component II produces the protein MLLMIDNYDSFTYNIVQYFGELGADVRTYRNDEITLEEIEALKPNHICVSPGPCSPREAGISVAVLQHFAGRIPMLGVCLGHQAIGEAFGGKVIRAKQVMHGKVSRIETTQEGVFAGLPKHFDVTRYHSLAIERETLPDCLEVTAWTPDGEIMGVRHKTLAIEGVQFHPESILSEHGHALLANFVKAPR, from the coding sequence ATGCTGCTGATGATCGACAACTACGATTCGTTTACCTACAACATCGTGCAATATTTCGGCGAACTCGGCGCCGACGTGCGCACCTACCGCAACGACGAAATCACGCTGGAAGAGATCGAGGCGCTCAAGCCCAACCATATCTGCGTCTCGCCCGGCCCGTGCAGCCCGCGTGAAGCCGGCATTTCCGTGGCAGTGCTGCAGCACTTTGCCGGCCGCATCCCGATGCTGGGCGTGTGCCTGGGCCACCAGGCCATCGGCGAAGCCTTCGGCGGCAAGGTGATCCGCGCCAAGCAGGTCATGCACGGCAAGGTCAGCCGCATCGAGACCACGCAGGAAGGCGTGTTCGCCGGCCTGCCCAAGCACTTCGACGTGACGCGCTATCATTCGCTGGCGATCGAGCGCGAGACCTTGCCGGATTGCCTGGAAGTGACGGCCTGGACACCGGATGGCGAAATCATGGGCGTGCGCCACAAGACGCTCGCCATCGAGGGGGTGCAGTTCCACCCCGAGTCCATCCTGTCAGAGCATGGCCATGCGCTGCTGGCCAACTTCGTCAAGGCGCCCCGATGA
- a CDS encoding nitrate/sulfonate/bicarbonate ABC transporter ATP-binding protein has product MASPTADASESVVELRGVSKIFRTADRSDRAVLEGVDLTLKRGEIVAMLGKSGSGKSTLLRIMAGLVGADRGEVRFRGQPLRGTAEGIAMVFQSFALFPWLTVQQNVELGLEAQGVHKEERARRAEAAIDMIGLSGFNSALPRELSGGMRQRVGIARALVTEPDLLLMDEAFSALDVLTGETLRDEMLDLWEDGRTNIKCILIVSHNIEEAVMMADRIVILSSDPGRIRAEVKIPFPRPRNRDSSQVRGLIDEVYTLMTSPAAMGPRVTALAAARDIGYRLPDADISQMEAILDLLCEAPFFGRADLPHLAEEAGLTDDDLLPACEALHLLQLATIERGDISATGLGRAYYETEPPERKVLFGKQLLQHVALAAHIRRELEQSEDGEIREEHVLRELEAFLKPDEAERVLTLAIEWGRYGEVYEYSYNSGMLTLPREEQPAPGAGTQA; this is encoded by the coding sequence ATGGCAAGCCCCACCGCAGACGCAAGCGAATCCGTAGTAGAGCTGCGCGGCGTCTCGAAAATCTTCCGCACCGCGGACCGCTCGGACCGCGCCGTGCTCGAAGGCGTGGACCTGACCCTCAAGCGAGGCGAGATCGTCGCCATGCTGGGCAAGTCCGGCTCGGGCAAGTCCACCCTGCTGCGCATCATGGCCGGACTGGTCGGCGCCGATCGCGGCGAGGTGCGCTTTCGCGGCCAGCCGCTGCGTGGCACCGCCGAAGGCATCGCCATGGTGTTCCAGTCGTTCGCGCTGTTTCCCTGGCTCACCGTGCAGCAAAACGTGGAGCTCGGGCTGGAAGCCCAGGGCGTGCACAAGGAAGAACGCGCGCGCCGGGCCGAGGCGGCGATCGACATGATCGGGCTGTCGGGCTTCAACAGCGCGCTGCCGCGCGAGCTCTCCGGCGGCATGCGCCAGCGCGTGGGCATTGCCCGTGCGCTGGTGACCGAACCCGACCTGCTGCTGATGGACGAGGCCTTCTCCGCGCTCGACGTGCTGACCGGCGAGACCCTGCGCGACGAAATGCTCGACTTGTGGGAAGACGGCCGCACCAATATCAAGTGCATCCTGATCGTCTCGCACAATATCGAAGAGGCGGTGATGATGGCCGACCGCATCGTGATCCTGTCGAGCGACCCGGGCCGTATCCGCGCCGAGGTGAAGATCCCGTTCCCACGCCCGCGCAACCGCGACTCTTCCCAGGTGCGCGGGCTGATCGACGAGGTCTACACACTGATGACGTCGCCCGCGGCGATGGGTCCGCGCGTCACCGCGCTCGCAGCCGCGCGCGATATCGGCTACCGCTTGCCGGACGCCGACATCAGCCAGATGGAGGCCATTCTCGACCTGCTGTGCGAAGCACCCTTTTTCGGCAGGGCCGACCTGCCGCACCTGGCAGAGGAAGCCGGGCTCACCGACGATGACCTGCTCCCGGCCTGCGAAGCGCTGCACCTGCTGCAACTGGCCACCATCGAGCGAGGCGACATCAGCGCCACCGGCCTGGGCCGCGCGTACTACGAGACGGAGCCGCCCGAGCGCAAGGTGTTGTTCGGCAAGCAGTTGCTGCAGCACGTGGCACTGGCCGCGCATATCCGCCGCGAACTGGAGCAGTCCGAGGACGGCGAGATCCGCGAAGAGCATGTGCTGCGCGAGCTCGAAGCGTTCCTCAAGCCGGACGAGGCCGAGCGCGTGCTGACGCTGGCCATCGAATGGGGCCGCTATGGCGAGGTGTACGAATACAGCTACAACAGCGGCATGCTGACGCTGCCCCGCGAGGAGCAGCCGGCGCCGGGCGCGGGCACGCAGGCCTGA
- a CDS encoding ABC transporter permease, with amino-acid sequence MQQAEHDQASSVTSRGYASQLLTAPPNRFDLALLPIILAVIVLVAFAARQMNVPYQPGEPLDVHLDIAYLPYYLMRTSIRMMIALGASLLFSFAFAALASKNRTAEKVMVPALDILQSIPVLGFLSITVTGFIALFPGSLVGVECAAIFAIFTSQAWNMAFSLYQSIRTIPTDLVEAAAMFRLSPWQKFWRLEVPFAMPGLLWNMMMSMSGGWFFVVASEAISVSGNDIRLPGIGSYISLAIQQQNLAAIGWAILAMLIGIILYDQLLFRPLIAWADRFRFETMAQETEPQSWLLNLLRRSEWVRVLLGRTAALAERTLAWGSGRKAVAPKANDGRRAMWIERAGNVIIIVIAMLALYRVMHFVRTEVGWAEVGHVLWLGTLTMVRVIVLIALAAVIWVPIGIRIGLNPKVARVAQPVAQFLAAFPANLMFPLVVMLIVRFGLNPEIWLSPLMIFGTQWYILFNVIAGASGIPTELKLAARNFGLRGWLLWKRFLVPAVFPSLLTGLVTAAGGSWNASIVSEYVTWGDRTLVATGLGSYIAEMTSKGDFPRIALGIGVMAIFVVGFNRLLWNRLYLLAQERTRL; translated from the coding sequence ATGCAGCAAGCCGAACACGACCAGGCCAGCTCGGTCACTTCCCGTGGCTACGCCAGCCAGCTGCTGACCGCGCCGCCGAACCGCTTCGACCTGGCGCTGCTGCCCATCATCCTGGCGGTGATCGTGCTGGTGGCCTTTGCCGCCCGCCAGATGAACGTGCCCTACCAGCCCGGTGAGCCGCTGGATGTGCACCTGGACATCGCCTACCTGCCCTACTACCTCATGCGCACCAGCATCCGCATGATGATTGCGCTGGGCGCCTCGCTGCTGTTCTCCTTCGCCTTCGCGGCGCTCGCCTCCAAGAACCGCACCGCCGAGAAAGTGATGGTGCCGGCGCTGGACATCCTGCAGTCGATCCCGGTGCTGGGCTTCCTGTCGATCACCGTGACCGGCTTCATCGCGCTGTTCCCCGGGAGCCTGGTCGGGGTGGAATGCGCCGCCATCTTCGCCATCTTCACCTCGCAGGCCTGGAACATGGCGTTCAGCCTCTACCAGTCGATCCGCACCATCCCGACCGACCTGGTGGAAGCGGCAGCCATGTTCCGGCTCTCTCCGTGGCAGAAGTTCTGGCGCCTCGAAGTGCCTTTCGCCATGCCGGGCCTGCTGTGGAACATGATGATGTCGATGTCCGGCGGCTGGTTCTTCGTGGTGGCGTCGGAAGCCATCTCGGTGTCTGGCAACGACATCCGCCTGCCGGGTATCGGCTCCTACATCTCGCTGGCGATCCAGCAGCAGAACCTGGCGGCGATCGGCTGGGCCATCCTGGCCATGCTGATCGGCATCATCCTCTATGACCAGTTGCTGTTCCGGCCGTTGATTGCCTGGGCCGACCGCTTCCGCTTCGAGACCATGGCGCAGGAGACCGAACCGCAATCGTGGCTGCTCAACCTGCTGCGCCGCTCGGAATGGGTACGCGTGCTGCTGGGCCGCACGGCGGCGCTGGCCGAACGCACGCTGGCCTGGGGATCCGGGCGCAAGGCGGTGGCGCCGAAGGCCAACGATGGCCGGCGCGCCATGTGGATCGAACGCGCCGGCAACGTCATCATCATCGTGATTGCCATGCTGGCGCTGTATCGCGTGATGCACTTCGTGCGCACCGAGGTGGGCTGGGCCGAAGTGGGCCATGTGCTGTGGCTGGGCACGCTGACCATGGTGCGGGTGATCGTGCTGATCGCGCTGGCCGCGGTGATCTGGGTACCGATTGGCATCCGCATCGGCCTGAACCCCAAGGTGGCGCGCGTCGCCCAGCCGGTGGCGCAGTTCCTGGCCGCCTTCCCGGCCAACCTGATGTTCCCGCTGGTGGTGATGCTGATCGTGCGCTTCGGGCTGAACCCGGAGATCTGGCTCAGCCCGCTGATGATTTTCGGCACGCAGTGGTACATCCTGTTCAATGTGATTGCCGGCGCGTCCGGCATCCCCACCGAACTCAAGCTGGCCGCGCGCAACTTTGGCCTGCGCGGCTGGCTGCTGTGGAAGCGCTTTCTGGTCCCTGCGGTGTTTCCCAGCCTGCTGACCGGCCTGGTGACCGCCGCCGGCGGCTCGTGGAATGCGAGTATCGTGTCCGAATACGTCACCTGGGGCGACCGCACGCTGGTCGCCACCGGGCTGGGCAGCTATATCGCGGAGATGACCTCCAAGGGCGACTTCCCCCGCATCGCGCTGGGCATCGGCGTGATGGCGATCTTCGTGGTGGGCTTCAACCGCCTGCTGTGGAACCGCCTCTACCTGCTGGCGCAGGAACGCACGCGTCTTTGA
- the trpC gene encoding indole-3-glycerol phosphate synthase TrpC — protein sequence MSDILQKILAVKADEVNAARKKRDLPSLRAEAESLRAEPGLAPRGFERALREKIAAGNAGVIAEVKKASPSKGVLRANFVPEAIAESYATHGAACLSVLTDVNFFQGHAEFLKRARGACPLPALRKDFMIDLYQVYEARCWGADAILLIVSALDPGLMAELEACAHELGMDVLVEVHGGEELDAALRLKTPLLGVNNRNLRTFEVSLDNTLDLLPRIPDDRLVVTESGIIGPDDVHRMRDANVHAFLVGEAFMRAPDPGVELARLFA from the coding sequence ATGTCCGATATCCTGCAGAAAATCCTGGCCGTGAAGGCCGACGAAGTGAACGCGGCGCGCAAGAAGCGCGACCTGCCCAGCCTGCGCGCCGAGGCCGAGAGCCTGCGCGCCGAGCCGGGCCTGGCGCCGCGTGGCTTCGAACGCGCGCTGCGCGAGAAGATCGCCGCCGGCAACGCCGGGGTGATCGCCGAGGTGAAGAAAGCCTCGCCCTCCAAGGGCGTGCTGCGCGCGAACTTCGTGCCGGAGGCCATTGCCGAGAGCTACGCCACGCATGGCGCGGCCTGCCTTTCCGTCCTGACGGACGTGAACTTCTTCCAGGGCCACGCCGAATTCCTCAAGCGCGCCCGCGGCGCCTGCCCGTTGCCGGCCTTGCGCAAGGACTTCATGATTGATCTGTACCAGGTCTATGAAGCGCGCTGCTGGGGCGCCGACGCCATCCTGCTGATCGTGTCCGCGCTGGACCCGGGCCTGATGGCCGAACTGGAAGCCTGCGCGCATGAGCTGGGCATGGACGTGCTGGTGGAAGTGCACGGCGGCGAAGAGCTCGACGCCGCGCTGCGCCTGAAAACGCCGCTGCTGGGCGTAAACAACCGCAACCTGCGGACCTTCGAGGTATCGCTCGACAACACGCTGGACCTGCTGCCGCGCATTCCCGACGACCGCCTGGTGGTGACCGAATCCGGCATCATCGGCCCGGACGACGTGCACCGCATGCGTGACGCCAATGTGCACGCCTTCCTGGTGGGCGAGGCCTTCATGCGCGCGCCCGACCCGGGTGTCGAGCTGGCTCGCCTGTTCGCCTGA
- a CDS encoding acylphosphatase: protein METWHIVVKGRVQGVGYRVACAGQAGALGINGWVRNRHDGSVEVMAYGPPDRLEAFCNWMRRGPPDAQVNALVALPGAGEFEDFDCLPTA from the coding sequence ATGGAAACATGGCACATCGTGGTCAAGGGGAGGGTGCAGGGCGTGGGCTACCGTGTGGCCTGCGCGGGGCAGGCCGGGGCGCTCGGCATCAACGGCTGGGTGCGCAACCGGCACGATGGCTCGGTCGAGGTCATGGCCTATGGGCCACCGGATCGGCTGGAGGCCTTTTGCAACTGGATGCGGCGCGGGCCGCCCGATGCGCAGGTCAACGCGCTGGTGGCGTTGCCCGGCGCGGGAGAGTTCGAGGACTTCGACTGCCTGCCGACCGCTTGA